A single window of Gossypium hirsutum isolate 1008001.06 chromosome A10, Gossypium_hirsutum_v2.1, whole genome shotgun sequence DNA harbors:
- the LOC107941506 gene encoding transcription factor bHLH62 isoform X2, giving the protein MEKDQVFMGEELNRAAAAQAGWNSCSSGMEMETDELNCVGSCFLNRKWHNSMDQSDPFESALSSMVCSPAASNAGSTNFPASGDNTMMTDLIGKLGNICNTGDISPQSFIKPPNNNNNCSSNTSCYTSSLDSPPKLNLSMMGGNQILKHPSLVPVSADPGFAERAARYSCFNGLNAQLGVTEAEFVQLTRVSTNQSIMVTGSQVHVPDSNKNTLQNGNSCSHKRNSRLSRCSSPENGDSKDESSISEQIPGVGSSIKAQNDANARKRKSMPRGKAKETPSPAAADAKIAEENDESTAKRSKQQNDSAKAENKENPKPPEPPKDYIHVRARRGQATDSHSLAERVRREKISERMKFLQDLVPGCNKVTGKALMLDEIINYVQSLQRQVEFLSMKLATVNPRMNANTEALLSKDMFRSRGSLPHSHYPMDSSVLAFGLRYQPQQGLPMNNVISNDTQIQFSMNPANAALHKTQGLQLPPVDGITDANPQIGSFWDDDLQSIVQMGFGQNPPQSCQSPP; this is encoded by the exons ATGGAAAAAGATCAGGTTTTTATGGGTGAGGAACTAAACAGAGCTGCTGCAGCACAAGCAGGTTGGAATTCTTGCAGTTCTGGGATGGAAATGGAAACAGATGAACTGAATTGTGTTGGAAGTTGTTTTTTGAATCGCAAATGGCATAATTCAATGGATCAGAGCGATCCCTTTGAGTCAGCATTGAGTTCTATGGTGTGTTCTCCAGCTGCATCCAATGCTGGAAGTACTAATTTTCCTGCTTCTGGTGATAATACAATGATGACAGATTTGATTGGAAAATTAGGAAATATTTGTAATACTGGTGATATTTCACCCCAATCTTTCATTAAACCACCAAATAACAACAACAATTGCAGTTCCAACACTTCCTGTTACACTTCTTCATTGGATTCACCACCCAAGCTCAATCTTTCTATGATGGGAGGAAACCAGATACTCAAACATCCAAGCTTGGTACCAGTTTCAGCTGACCCTGGATTTGCTGAGAGGGCTGCTAGATATTCCTGCTTTAATGGCCTAAATGCTCAGCTTGGAGTGACTGAAGCTGAATTTGTTCAGCTGACCAGAGTTTCCACGAATCAATCCATTATGGTCACTGGATCTCAAGTACATGTTCCAGACAGCAACAAGAACACACTCCAGAATGGAAATTCATGTTCTCATAAGAGAAACAGTAGGCTCTCAAGGTGTTCATCGCCAGAGAATGGTGATTCCAAGGATGAATCTTCAATATCTGAACAGATCCCAGGTGTGGGTTCAAGCATCAAAGCCCAAAACGATGCCAATGCCAGGAAAAGGAAATCAATGCCCAGAGGGAAAGCAAAAGAAACCCCATCTCCAGCAGCTGCTGATGCTAAG ATTGCTGAGGAGAACGATGAATCCACTGCCAAACGAAGCAAGCAACAAAATGACAGTGCTAAAGCAGAAAATAAAGAGAATCCCAAGCCACCAGAGCCGCCAAAAGACTACATCCATGTCAGGGCCAGAAGGGGTCAAGCAACTGATAGCCATAGTCTTGCTGAAAGA GTTCGAAGAGAGAAAATAAGTGAAAGGATGAAGTTCCTTCAGGATCTTGTTCCAGGTTGCAATAAG GTGACTGGCAAAGCACTTATGCTTGATGAAATTATTAACTATGTGCAGTCGTTGCAGCGTCAGGTCGAG TTCTTATCTATGAAGTTGGCTACTGTAAATCCAAGGATGAATGCTAACACGGAAGCCTTACTGTCTAAGGAT ATGTTTCGGTCTCGTGGATCTTTGCCGCATTCTCATTATCCAATGGATTCTTCTGTGCTGGCATTCGGTTTAAGGTATCAACCCCAGCAAGGGCTTCCTATGAACAATGTCATATCCAATGACACACAGATTCAATTCTCAATGAATCCAGCAAATGCTGCCTTGCATAAAACACAAGGCTTGCAGCTTCCTCCTGTTGATGGTATTACTGATGCTAACCCTCAG ATTGGATCATTTTGGGATGATGACCTCCAAAGCATTGTTCAAATGGGATTTGGCCAGAATCCACCACAAAGCTGTCAAA GCCCTCCATGA
- the LOC107941506 gene encoding transcription factor bHLH62 isoform X1, with protein sequence MEKDQVFMGEELNRAAAAQAGWNSCSSGMEMETDELNCVGSCFLNRKWHNSMDQSDPFESALSSMVCSPAASNAGSTNFPASGDNTMMTDLIGKLGNICNTGDISPQSFIKPPNNNNNCSSNTSCYTSSLDSPPKLNLSMMGGNQILKHPSLVPVSADPGFAERAARYSCFNGLNAQLGVTEAEFVQLTRVSTNQSIMVTGSQVHVPDSNKNTLQNGNSCSHKRNSRLSRCSSPENGDSKDESSISEQIPGVGSSIKAQNDANARKRKSMPRGKAKETPSPAAADAKIAEENDESTAKRSKQQNDSAKAENKENPKPPEPPKDYIHVRARRGQATDSHSLAERVRREKISERMKFLQDLVPGCNKVTGKALMLDEIINYVQSLQRQVEFLSMKLATVNPRMNANTEALLSKDMFRSRGSLPHSHYPMDSSVLAFGLRYQPQQGLPMNNVISNDTQIQFSMNPANAALHKTQGLQLPPVDGITDANPQIGSFWDDDLQSIVQMGFGQNPPQSCQSKHS encoded by the exons ATGGAAAAAGATCAGGTTTTTATGGGTGAGGAACTAAACAGAGCTGCTGCAGCACAAGCAGGTTGGAATTCTTGCAGTTCTGGGATGGAAATGGAAACAGATGAACTGAATTGTGTTGGAAGTTGTTTTTTGAATCGCAAATGGCATAATTCAATGGATCAGAGCGATCCCTTTGAGTCAGCATTGAGTTCTATGGTGTGTTCTCCAGCTGCATCCAATGCTGGAAGTACTAATTTTCCTGCTTCTGGTGATAATACAATGATGACAGATTTGATTGGAAAATTAGGAAATATTTGTAATACTGGTGATATTTCACCCCAATCTTTCATTAAACCACCAAATAACAACAACAATTGCAGTTCCAACACTTCCTGTTACACTTCTTCATTGGATTCACCACCCAAGCTCAATCTTTCTATGATGGGAGGAAACCAGATACTCAAACATCCAAGCTTGGTACCAGTTTCAGCTGACCCTGGATTTGCTGAGAGGGCTGCTAGATATTCCTGCTTTAATGGCCTAAATGCTCAGCTTGGAGTGACTGAAGCTGAATTTGTTCAGCTGACCAGAGTTTCCACGAATCAATCCATTATGGTCACTGGATCTCAAGTACATGTTCCAGACAGCAACAAGAACACACTCCAGAATGGAAATTCATGTTCTCATAAGAGAAACAGTAGGCTCTCAAGGTGTTCATCGCCAGAGAATGGTGATTCCAAGGATGAATCTTCAATATCTGAACAGATCCCAGGTGTGGGTTCAAGCATCAAAGCCCAAAACGATGCCAATGCCAGGAAAAGGAAATCAATGCCCAGAGGGAAAGCAAAAGAAACCCCATCTCCAGCAGCTGCTGATGCTAAG ATTGCTGAGGAGAACGATGAATCCACTGCCAAACGAAGCAAGCAACAAAATGACAGTGCTAAAGCAGAAAATAAAGAGAATCCCAAGCCACCAGAGCCGCCAAAAGACTACATCCATGTCAGGGCCAGAAGGGGTCAAGCAACTGATAGCCATAGTCTTGCTGAAAGA GTTCGAAGAGAGAAAATAAGTGAAAGGATGAAGTTCCTTCAGGATCTTGTTCCAGGTTGCAATAAG GTGACTGGCAAAGCACTTATGCTTGATGAAATTATTAACTATGTGCAGTCGTTGCAGCGTCAGGTCGAG TTCTTATCTATGAAGTTGGCTACTGTAAATCCAAGGATGAATGCTAACACGGAAGCCTTACTGTCTAAGGAT ATGTTTCGGTCTCGTGGATCTTTGCCGCATTCTCATTATCCAATGGATTCTTCTGTGCTGGCATTCGGTTTAAGGTATCAACCCCAGCAAGGGCTTCCTATGAACAATGTCATATCCAATGACACACAGATTCAATTCTCAATGAATCCAGCAAATGCTGCCTTGCATAAAACACAAGGCTTGCAGCTTCCTCCTGTTGATGGTATTACTGATGCTAACCCTCAG ATTGGATCATTTTGGGATGATGACCTCCAAAGCATTGTTCAAATGGGATTTGGCCAGAATCCACCACAAAGCTGTCAAAGTAAGCATAGTtga